From one Nonomuraea polychroma genomic stretch:
- the lexA gene encoding transcriptional repressor LexA, which produces MTAYDDPDAFEYLDFSALPQRQQRILAAIRDWVVRYGYPPSTRELGRAVGLRSSSSVSKHLRSLEEKGFLRRGTTMSRPIDVRLFLRASAPEPAGDLVTVPVVGDIAAGTPIPADEHVDGALTLPRDLTGRGTVFGLRVRGDSMIDAAICDGDIVVVRQQPEAYSGQIVAAMIDGEATVKVYRRRNGHVYLEPRNPAYDVIDGGGAVVLGIVVSVLRSV; this is translated from the coding sequence GTGACCGCCTACGACGATCCCGACGCGTTCGAGTATCTGGACTTCTCGGCCCTGCCGCAGCGCCAGCAGCGGATCCTGGCCGCGATCCGCGACTGGGTGGTCAGGTACGGCTACCCTCCGAGCACACGCGAGCTCGGCCGAGCGGTCGGGCTGCGGTCGTCCTCGTCGGTGTCGAAGCACCTGAGGAGCCTGGAGGAGAAGGGGTTCCTCCGCCGGGGCACGACGATGAGCCGGCCGATCGACGTGCGCCTGTTCCTGCGGGCCTCGGCGCCGGAACCGGCCGGCGACCTGGTGACCGTGCCCGTGGTCGGAGACATCGCCGCGGGCACCCCCATCCCGGCCGACGAGCACGTGGACGGCGCGCTGACCCTGCCCCGGGATCTCACCGGTCGTGGCACCGTGTTCGGCCTCCGGGTACGGGGCGACTCGATGATCGACGCCGCGATCTGCGACGGCGACATCGTCGTGGTGCGGCAGCAGCCGGAGGCGTACTCGGGCCAGATCGTCGCCGCGATGATCGACGGTGAGGCCACCGTCAAGGTGTACCGCCGACGCAACGGGCACGTCTATCTCGAACCGCGCAATCCCGCCTATGACGTCATCGATGGCGGCGGCGCCGTGGTGCTGGGCATCGTGGTCTCCGTCCTGCGCAGCGTCTGA